From the genome of Triticum aestivum cultivar Chinese Spring chromosome 3B, IWGSC CS RefSeq v2.1, whole genome shotgun sequence, one region includes:
- the LOC123070563 gene encoding homeobox protein OTX1 isoform X2 → MRGLLEVHAIGRDAASTSSSKLKAVPALDMMRYQRLSPDCLPLANGGGSGGVARKPASRSFRDDEGPAAATDGSRLASYLAASQADSKPPVRARAPQPPAARSPARDHGQHHPSDSSDTASPSSTGAGSGPVGGDVLLQWGHNKRSRCRRDSSAASSSASPSSQRRQTLGNGKIQRRASAPAPAEKLMPPPPATITRGSNLRSSSSFPPRVAGGDANHQLPHHGRSVEERSGGVHKRSSPDKAPHHKPPAAEHHMDSKNAHHHHHHHSNNHDSQLVAADNGTGAGEKLGGERLELPRIYISLSRKEKEDDFLVMKGTKLPQRPKKRAKNVDKSLQFVFPGMWLSDLTKGRYEVREKKCAKKRRRGLKGMESMDSDSE, encoded by the exons ATGCGTGGCCTCCTCGAGGTCCACGCGATTGGCAGGGACGCCGCGTCGACGAGCTCATCGAAACTGAAGGCCGTTCCCGCATTGGACATGATGAG GTACCAAAGGCTCAGCCCGGACTGCCTCCCGCTCGCCaacggtggcggcagcggcggcgttgCACGCAAGCCGGCCTCGAGATCCTTTAGAGACGACGAAGGaccggccgccgccaccgacggTTCCCGACTGGCCTCGTACCTCGCCGCCTCCCAGGCGGACTCCAAGCCGCCGGTGCGGGCGCGCGCACCGCAGCCGCCGGCCGCGCGGAGCCCGGCGCGGGACCACGGCCAGCACCACCCATCCGACTCCTCCGACACGGCTTCCCCAAGCTCCACCGGCGCGGGCTCCGGCCCGGTCGGCGGCGACGTGCTGCTACAGTGGGGACACAACAAGCGGTCCCGCTGCCGGCGCGACTCCTCCGcggcgtcctcgtcggcgtcgccgTCCTCGCAGCGTCGGCAGACCCTCGGCAACGGCAAGATCCAGCGGCGCgcgtcggcgccggcgccggcggagaaGTTGATGCCCCCTCCTCCGGCCACGATCACGCGGGGGTCCAACCTGAGGTCCTCGTCGTCCTTCCCACCCCGCGTCGCCGGAGGAGACGCCAACCACCAGCTTCCCCACCACGGCAG GTCCGTTGAGGAGCGATCGGGCGGCGTGCACAAGCGGTCGTCGCCCGACAAGGCGCCGCACCACAAGCCCCCCGCCGCGGAGCATCACATGGATTCCAAGAacgcccaccaccaccaccaccaccacagcaACAACCACGACTCGCAGCTGGTGGCCGCCGACAACGGCACGGGCGCCGGCGAGAAGCTGGGCGGGGAGCGGTTGGAGCTTCCCCGGATCTACATCTCGCTGTCCCGCAAGGAGAAGGAGGACGACTTCCTGGTGATGAAGGGCACCAAGCTGCCCCAGAGGCCCAAGAAGCGGGCCAAGAACGTGGACAAGTCGCTCCAA TTCGTGTTTCCAGGGATGTGGCTCTCGGATTTGACCAAAGGCCGGTATGAGGTGCGAGAGAAGAAATGTGCCAAGAAG AGGCGAAGAGGGCTGAAGGGGATGGAGAGCATGGACAGCGACTCGGAGTGA
- the LOC123070563 gene encoding uncharacterized protein isoform X1: MRGLLEVHAIGRDAASTSSSKLKAVPALDMMRYQRLSPDCLPLANGGGSGGVARKPASRSFRDDEGPAAATDGSRLASYLAASQADSKPPVRARAPQPPAARSPARDHGQHHPSDSSDTASPSSTGAGSGPVGGDVLLQWGHNKRSRCRRDSSAASSSASPSSQRRQTLGNGKIQRRASAPAPAEKLMPPPPATITRGSNLRSSSSFPPRVAGGDANHQLPHHGRSVEERSGGVHKRSSPDKAPHHKPPAAEHHMDSKNAHHHHHHHSNNHDSQLVAADNGTGAGEKLGGERLELPRIYISLSRKEKEDDFLVMKGTKLPQRPKKRAKNVDKSLQFVFPGMWLSDLTKGRYEVREKKCAKKCLPSGYRFELGTNINLCLVIWNAEAKRAEGDGEHGQRLGVKSAEERRRTSKEDGDVMCGGRERGVLC, translated from the exons ATGCGTGGCCTCCTCGAGGTCCACGCGATTGGCAGGGACGCCGCGTCGACGAGCTCATCGAAACTGAAGGCCGTTCCCGCATTGGACATGATGAG GTACCAAAGGCTCAGCCCGGACTGCCTCCCGCTCGCCaacggtggcggcagcggcggcgttgCACGCAAGCCGGCCTCGAGATCCTTTAGAGACGACGAAGGaccggccgccgccaccgacggTTCCCGACTGGCCTCGTACCTCGCCGCCTCCCAGGCGGACTCCAAGCCGCCGGTGCGGGCGCGCGCACCGCAGCCGCCGGCCGCGCGGAGCCCGGCGCGGGACCACGGCCAGCACCACCCATCCGACTCCTCCGACACGGCTTCCCCAAGCTCCACCGGCGCGGGCTCCGGCCCGGTCGGCGGCGACGTGCTGCTACAGTGGGGACACAACAAGCGGTCCCGCTGCCGGCGCGACTCCTCCGcggcgtcctcgtcggcgtcgccgTCCTCGCAGCGTCGGCAGACCCTCGGCAACGGCAAGATCCAGCGGCGCgcgtcggcgccggcgccggcggagaaGTTGATGCCCCCTCCTCCGGCCACGATCACGCGGGGGTCCAACCTGAGGTCCTCGTCGTCCTTCCCACCCCGCGTCGCCGGAGGAGACGCCAACCACCAGCTTCCCCACCACGGCAG GTCCGTTGAGGAGCGATCGGGCGGCGTGCACAAGCGGTCGTCGCCCGACAAGGCGCCGCACCACAAGCCCCCCGCCGCGGAGCATCACATGGATTCCAAGAacgcccaccaccaccaccaccaccacagcaACAACCACGACTCGCAGCTGGTGGCCGCCGACAACGGCACGGGCGCCGGCGAGAAGCTGGGCGGGGAGCGGTTGGAGCTTCCCCGGATCTACATCTCGCTGTCCCGCAAGGAGAAGGAGGACGACTTCCTGGTGATGAAGGGCACCAAGCTGCCCCAGAGGCCCAAGAAGCGGGCCAAGAACGTGGACAAGTCGCTCCAA TTCGTGTTTCCAGGGATGTGGCTCTCGGATTTGACCAAAGGCCGGTATGAGGTGCGAGAGAAGAAATGTGCCAAGAAG TGTCTCCCATCAGGTTATCGCTTCGAGCTCGGCACTAACATAAACCTCTGTCTCGTGATCTGGAATGCAGAGGCGAAGAGGGCTGAAGGGGATGGAGAGCATGGACAGCGACTCGGAGTGAAGAGCGCAGAGGAGAGGAGACGGACAAGCAAAGAAGATGGGGATGTCATGTGTGGTGGCCGGGAGCGAGGGGTGTTATGTTAG